From one Esox lucius isolate fEsoLuc1 chromosome 11, fEsoLuc1.pri, whole genome shotgun sequence genomic stretch:
- the si:ch73-141c7.1 gene encoding coenzyme Q-binding protein COQ10 homolog, mitochondrial: MTKRTTPLLRALVEMSEVHSSEFVRGNPNRAYISPFHRPLSTSLALPARQPILPPSSPFLQITPSRSFIDLAASIAGRRMQFSESRSLGYTPEQMYSVVASVDQYQHFVPWCKKSRVVKGRGGDVQAQLEIGFPPVVERYTSEVTVVPNHQVRAVCLDGSLFNHLEVVWRFFPVLKDQPASCNIDFYVSFEFKFLLHSRLASVFIDEAVKQMVNAFESRAAELYGSPHTSCQVPAWRRAA; this comes from the exons ATGACTAAAAGAACGACCCCTCTTCTCCGGGCACTGGTTGAGATGTCTGAAGTGCATTCTTCCGAATTTGTACGAGGTAATCCCAACAGAGCATATATTAG CCCTTTCCACAGACCCCTAAGCACCAGCTTGGCCCTGCCAGCTAGACAACCCATcctgcctccatcctctccatttctccaGATCACGCCCTCACGCAGCTTCATCGACCTGGCGGCTTCCATTGCTGGCCGCAGGATGCAGTTCTCCGAAAGTCGCAGCCTAGG GTACACACCAGAGCAGATGTACAGCGTAGTGGCCAGTGTGGACCAGTACCAGCACTTCGTCCCATGGTGCAAGAAGTCCAGGGTCGTGAAGGGAAGGGGTGGTGACGTCCAGGCCCAGCTGGAGATTGGTTTCCCCCCCGTTGTGGAACGTTACACCTCCGAGGTCACGGTGGTCCCGAACCACCAAGTCAGG gctgtttgtttagatGGGTCCCTGTTCAATCACCTGGAGGTTGTTTGGAGATTTTTCCCTGTGCTGAAGGATCAGCCTGCCTCCTGTAACATTGACTTCTAT GTGTCATTCGAGTTCAAGTTCCTGCTGCACTCTCGGCTGGCCTCTGTATTTATTGACGAGGCTGTGAAGCAGATGGTGAATGCCTTTGAGTCGCGGGCAGCCGAACTGTACGGGAGCCCCCACACCTCCTGCCAGGTGCCAGCATGGAGGAGGGCAGCATAA
- the LOC105013355 gene encoding complement C1q-like protein 2, translated as MRVFSVVFLLLAPGCLLSVSLGDNQEQKACCLSDPGCLMKELVSIGEKLGTMLEKQGTMGDNLRLMETRLQTSEKEVEELKRLTGGQPKVAFSAALRPSGSGETGPFNADTALQYKKVFSNTGNCYNSATGVFTAQVKGMYYFRFTLRNNWQSAPNSVAWLSKNDQRLVSVWDNDGSDLNDSGSNAVVIPLEVGDQVYVVLQAKRLIYDDPMNYNTFSGFLLFTM; from the exons ATGAGAGTTTTTTCTGTAGTGTTTCTACTGTTGGCACCAGGCTGCTTGCTGTCAGTCTCTTTGGGAGACAACCAGGAACAGAAAGCATGCTGCTTATCTGACCCTGGTTGCCTGATGAAAGAACTGGTATCTATTGGAGAGAAACTAGGAACCATGTTGGAGAAACAAGGAACTATGGGGGATAACCTGAGACTCATGGAGACCAGGTTACAAACCAGTGAGAAGGAAGTGGAGGAGCTGAAGAGATTAACTGGAG GCCAGCCTAAAGTGGCCTTTTCTGCTGCCCTCCGACCGTCAGGCTCTGGGGAAACTGGACCTTTCAACGCTGACACTGCTCTTCAGTACAAGAAGGTCTTCTCAAACACCGGCAACTGTTACAACTCGGCCACAG GAGTCTTCACAGCCCAGGTCAAAGGGATGTACTATTTCCGTTTCACCCTGAGGAACAACTGGCAATCTGCTCCTAATTCTGTGGCGTGGCTGTCCAAGAACGACCAGAGGCTGGTGTCTGTCTGGGACAATGACGGGTCTGATTTAAATGACAGTGGCAGCAATGCAGTGGTCATTCCCCTGGAGGTGGGAGATCAGGTCTATGTGGTGTTGCAGGCTAAAAGGCTGATCTATGATGACCCCATGAACTACAACACATTCAGTGGCTTCCTGCTCTTCACCATGTAA
- the LOC105013358 gene encoding complement C1q-like protein 2 — protein sequence MHFRMKDMAVLMLALCCCLSGTQAQGNNDNQKTCCLSDTCSLAKELVSIGEKLGTMVEKQGTMGDNLRLMETRLQTSEKEVEELKRLTAGQPKVAFSATLRESGSGDTGPFKTPTPLQYKKVFSNTGNSYNPATGVFAATVKGMYYFRFTMMNNLNSTPNSVVCLTKNGQRLVSVWDTAGNDSHDSGSNAVVIPLEVGDQVYVELQAERVIYDDTMFYNTFSGFLLFTM from the exons ATGCATTTCAGAATGAAGGATATGGCAGTACTCATGCTGGCACTCTGTTGTTGTCTGTCTGGGACCCAGGCTCAGGGAAACAATGACAACCAGAAAACCTGCTGTCTATCTGACACTTGTTCCCTGGCAAAAGAACTAGTATCTATTGGAGAGAAACTAGGAACCATGGTGGAGAAACAGGGAACTATGGGGGATAACCTGAGACTCATGGAGACCAGGTTACAAACCAGCGAGAAGGAAGTGGAGGAGCTGAAGAGATTAACTGCAG GCCAGCCTAAGGTGGCCTTTTCTGCAACTCTCCGAGAGTCAGGTTCTGGGGACACTGGACCTTTCAAGACTCCGACTCCTCTTCAGTACAAGAAGGTCTTCTCAAACACCGGAAACTCCTACAACCCAGCCACAG GTGTCTTCGCTGCCACAGTGAAAGGGATGTACTATTTCCGTTTCACCATGATGAACAACCTAAATTCTACTCCTAATTCTGTGGTGTGTCTCACTAAGAACGGCCAGAGGCTGGTGTCTGTCTGGGACACTGCAGGAAATGATTCCCATGACAGTGGCAGCAATGCAGTGGTCATTCCCCTGGAGGTGGGAGATCAGGTCTATGTTGAGTTGCAGGCTGAGAGGGTGATCTATGATGACACCATGTTCTACAACACATTCAGTGGCTTCCTGCTCTTCACCATGTAA
- the LOC117595158 gene encoding complement C1q-like protein 2 isoform X3 produces MAQGNNDNQKTCCLSDTCSLAKELVSIGEKLGTMVEKQGTMGDNLRLMETRLQTSEKEVEELKRLIGGQPKVAFSATLQESGSGDTGPFKTPTPLQYKKVFSNTGNSYNPATGVFTATVKGMYYFRFTMMNNQGNPPNSAVCLTKNGQRLVSVWDTAGNDSHDSGSNAVVIPLELGDQVYVELQANKQIYDDFMSYNTFSGFLLFIM; encoded by the exons ATG GCTCAGGGAAACAATGACAACCAGAAAACCTGCTGTCTATCTGACACTTGTTCCCTGGCAAAAGAACTAGTATCCATTGGAGAGAAACTAGGAACCATGGTGGAGAAACAGGGAACTATGGGGGATAACCTGAGACTCATGGAGACCAGGTTACAAACCAGCGAGAAGGAAGTGGAGGAGCTGAAGAGATTAATTGGAG GCCAGCCTAAGGTGGCCTTTTCTGCAACACTCCAAGAGTCAGGTTCTGGGGACACTGGACCTTTCAAGACTCCGACTCCTCTTCAGTACAAGAAGGTCTTCTCAAACACCGGAAACTCCTACAACCCAGCCACAG GTGTCTTCACAGCCACGGTAAAAGGGATGTACTATTTCCGTTTCACCATGATGAACAACCAGGGTAACCCTCCCAATTCAGCAGTGTGTCTCACCAAGAACGGCCAGAGGCTGGTGTCTGTCTGGGACACTGCAGGAAATGATTCCCACGACAGTGGCAGCAATGCAGTGGTCATTCCCCTGGAGCTGGGAGATCAGGTCTATGTTGAGTTGCAGGCTAACAAGCAGATCTATGATGACTTTATGTCCTACAACACCTTCAGTGGCTTCCTGCTCTTCATCATGTAA
- the LOC117595158 gene encoding complement C1q-like protein 2 isoform X1, translated as MSFRMKDVTVFMLALCCCLSGTQAQGNNDNQKTCCLSDTCSLAKELVSIGEKLGTMVEKQGTMGDNLRLMETRLQTSEKEVEELKRLIGGQPKVAFSATLQESGSGDTGPFKTPTPLQYKKVFSNTGNSYNPATGVFTATVKGMYYFRFTMMNNQGNPPNSAVCLTKNGQRLVSVWDTAGNDSHDSGSNAVVIPLELGDQVYVELQANKQIYDDFMSYNTFSGFLLFIM; from the exons ATGAGTTTCAGAATGAAGGATGTTACAGTATTCATGCTGGCACTCTGTTGTTGTCTGTCTGGGACCCAGGCTCAGGGAAACAATGACAACCAGAAAACCTGCTGTCTATCTGACACTTGTTCCCTGGCAAAAGAACTAGTATCCATTGGAGAGAAACTAGGAACCATGGTGGAGAAACAGGGAACTATGGGGGATAACCTGAGACTCATGGAGACCAGGTTACAAACCAGCGAGAAGGAAGTGGAGGAGCTGAAGAGATTAATTGGAG GCCAGCCTAAGGTGGCCTTTTCTGCAACACTCCAAGAGTCAGGTTCTGGGGACACTGGACCTTTCAAGACTCCGACTCCTCTTCAGTACAAGAAGGTCTTCTCAAACACCGGAAACTCCTACAACCCAGCCACAG GTGTCTTCACAGCCACGGTAAAAGGGATGTACTATTTCCGTTTCACCATGATGAACAACCAGGGTAACCCTCCCAATTCAGCAGTGTGTCTCACCAAGAACGGCCAGAGGCTGGTGTCTGTCTGGGACACTGCAGGAAATGATTCCCACGACAGTGGCAGCAATGCAGTGGTCATTCCCCTGGAGCTGGGAGATCAGGTCTATGTTGAGTTGCAGGCTAACAAGCAGATCTATGATGACTTTATGTCCTACAACACCTTCAGTGGCTTCCTGCTCTTCATCATGTAA